Proteins found in one Enterococcus sp. 9D6_DIV0238 genomic segment:
- a CDS encoding energy-coupling factor ABC transporter ATP-binding protein has protein sequence MDIRFEQVDFTYQPNTPFEQRALFDLNLTIKEGSYTAIVGHTGSGKSTLLQHLNALVKPTKGKVMIGDRTILPETNNKNLKPIRKKVGIVFQFPEAQLFEETVERDIAFGPKNFGVSDEEGKRLAKEMLTLVGLDESYLERSPFELSGGQMRRVAIAGVLAMEPEILVLDEPTAGLDPQGRKEMMGMFKKLHEERGMTIVLVTHLMDDVANYADHVLVLEKGKVVKDGTPQSVFEDIDWLKEKQLGVPTAASFAEKLIAKGMSFDTLPLTAEALADDLLKELKAGVDL, from the coding sequence ATGGACATCCGTTTTGAACAAGTAGATTTTACGTACCAGCCAAATACACCATTTGAACAACGTGCTTTATTTGATTTGAATCTTACGATAAAAGAAGGCTCATATACAGCGATCGTTGGGCATACAGGTAGTGGAAAATCGACATTGCTTCAGCATTTAAATGCACTTGTTAAGCCGACAAAAGGGAAAGTGATGATCGGTGATCGGACGATATTACCTGAAACGAATAATAAAAATTTAAAACCTATCCGTAAAAAAGTCGGCATTGTTTTTCAATTTCCAGAAGCACAATTGTTTGAAGAAACTGTTGAAAGGGATATCGCTTTTGGCCCTAAAAATTTTGGTGTGAGTGACGAAGAAGGAAAACGATTAGCAAAAGAAATGCTGACGCTTGTTGGTCTGGACGAAAGCTATTTAGAGCGTTCACCATTTGAGCTTTCTGGCGGTCAAATGCGTCGTGTCGCAATTGCCGGGGTTTTAGCGATGGAGCCTGAAATTCTGGTTCTAGATGAACCCACAGCTGGTTTAGATCCTCAAGGGCGTAAAGAAATGATGGGAATGTTCAAAAAGCTACATGAAGAACGTGGGATGACGATCGTTTTAGTCACTCATTTAATGGATGATGTAGCTAATTATGCAGACCATGTGCTCGTTCTTGAAAAGGGGAAAGTCGTTAAAGATGGGACTCCGCAAAGTGTATTTGAAGATATCGATTGGCTGAAGGAAAAACAATTAGGTGTACCTACAGCTGCTAGTTTCGCAGAAAAGCTGATAGCTAAAGGAATGTCATTTGACACGTTACCTTTAACAGCAGAGGCACTAGCAGATGATTTGTTAAAAGAGTTGAAGGCAGGTGTTGACCTGTGA
- the truA gene encoding tRNA pseudouridine(38-40) synthase TruA, whose amino-acid sequence MPRYKAVIAYDGTNFNGFQIQPDKRTVQGEFENTLRRINNGKTITIFGSGRTDAGVHAEGQVIHFDFDQTRDLEKMRYALDTQTPKDIAVKSVEIVPEDFHARYHVVEKTYCFRVDIGKPRSPFKRFYATHFMYPVDVNKIRRALPDLLGTHDFTSFCASGTAIEDKVRTIYEAKLEVNEAEKELIFTFRGDGFLYKMIRILVGTLLKMGSGRIDETTIPQILAAKDRNFAGPTANPEGLYLMEVKYE is encoded by the coding sequence ATGCCGCGTTACAAAGCAGTGATTGCTTATGATGGAACAAATTTTAATGGATTTCAGATTCAACCGGATAAACGAACCGTCCAAGGGGAATTTGAAAACACATTGCGAAGAATAAACAATGGCAAAACGATCACGATTTTTGGTTCAGGTCGGACAGACGCTGGAGTCCATGCTGAAGGTCAAGTCATTCATTTTGATTTTGACCAAACACGTGATTTAGAAAAAATGCGTTATGCATTGGATACACAAACACCGAAAGATATTGCGGTGAAAAGCGTAGAAATCGTGCCGGAGGATTTTCATGCACGTTATCATGTCGTAGAAAAAACCTATTGCTTCCGTGTAGATATTGGCAAACCAAGAAGTCCGTTTAAGCGATTTTATGCAACTCATTTTATGTATCCGGTCGATGTAAATAAAATACGTCGAGCGTTACCTGATTTATTAGGAACTCATGATTTTACCTCATTTTGTGCCTCAGGTACGGCAATCGAAGATAAAGTTCGAACGATTTATGAGGCGAAGCTTGAAGTAAATGAAGCAGAAAAAGAATTGATTTTTACATTTCGCGGAGATGGTTTCTTATATAAAATGATCCGTATTTTAGTTGGTACACTGCTTAAGATGGGATCAGGACGCATTGATGAAACAACGATTCCGCAAATATTGGCTGCAAAGGATCGAAATTTTGCTGGACCAACAGCAAATCCGGAAGGCTTATATTTAATGGAAGTAAAATATGAATAA
- a CDS encoding M20 family metallopeptidase, whose protein sequence is MEQLKALIEKYTPTMIEFRRDLHQHPELQFEEFRTTDKVAEVLDQLGIPYRKTEPTGIIAELVGRKAGKTVALRADMDALPVQELNDELPYKSLEDGKMHACGHDAHTAMLLTAAKALKEVQSEIKGTVRFIFQPSEENAQGAKAMVEQRAVDNVDNVFGIHIWSQMRSGTASCVVGSSFASADIFSVDFKGRGGHGAMPDACVDAALIASSFVMNVQSVVSRETNPLDPVVVTVGKMDVGTRFNVIAENARLEGTVRCFSIETRDRVENALKRFAEQTAAMYGGTADLVYDHGTLPVINDEKDALFAQSVIKENFGEQALIQEPPTTGGEDFSYFTEHTPGCFALVGCGNPEKDTQWAHHHGRFNVDEDAMAIGAELYAQYAFEYLQQNS, encoded by the coding sequence ATGGAACAGTTAAAAGCGTTGATTGAAAAATATACACCTACAATGATTGAGTTTAGAAGAGATCTCCATCAACATCCAGAATTGCAATTTGAAGAATTTAGAACGACTGATAAGGTTGCTGAAGTACTCGATCAACTTGGTATTCCTTATCGTAAAACCGAACCAACAGGGATCATTGCAGAGCTTGTTGGTAGGAAAGCTGGTAAAACGGTTGCCTTAAGAGCTGATATGGATGCATTACCAGTTCAGGAGCTGAATGATGAATTGCCGTATAAATCATTAGAAGATGGAAAAATGCATGCCTGTGGACATGATGCGCATACTGCAATGCTCTTAACAGCAGCAAAAGCATTGAAAGAAGTTCAGTCAGAGATAAAGGGGACTGTTCGCTTTATTTTTCAACCATCAGAGGAAAATGCTCAGGGAGCGAAAGCAATGGTTGAACAAAGGGCTGTTGATAATGTAGATAATGTATTCGGTATCCATATCTGGTCACAGATGCGTTCAGGAACAGCCTCTTGTGTGGTGGGTTCGTCGTTTGCTTCGGCTGATATTTTTTCTGTCGATTTTAAAGGTCGGGGTGGTCATGGTGCTATGCCGGATGCATGTGTAGATGCAGCGTTGATTGCGTCTTCCTTTGTGATGAATGTGCAGTCAGTCGTTTCAAGAGAGACAAATCCGCTAGATCCTGTTGTTGTGACGGTAGGAAAAATGGATGTCGGAACTCGCTTTAATGTGATTGCTGAAAATGCACGCTTAGAAGGAACTGTACGCTGTTTTAGCATTGAGACTCGTGATCGTGTAGAGAATGCGTTAAAACGCTTTGCAGAGCAGACAGCAGCGATGTATGGCGGTACTGCCGACCTCGTTTATGATCATGGCACACTGCCGGTGATCAATGATGAAAAAGACGCTCTTTTTGCTCAATCCGTGATCAAAGAAAACTTTGGCGAGCAAGCACTGATCCAAGAGCCGCCAACTACTGGTGGTGAAGACTTTAGTTATTTCACGGAGCATACACCCGGTTGTTTTGCTCTGGTAGGCTGTGGAAATCCCGAAAAGGATACGCAATGGGCACATCATCATGGGCGTTTCAATGTAGATGAGGATGCAATGGCGATCGGTGCTGAGCTTTATGCGCAATATGCATTTGAATATTTGCAGCAGAATTCTTGA
- a CDS encoding energy-coupling factor ABC transporter ATP-binding protein gives MQPIIELKNIEFSYQPEEASPALNDVSFSIQQGEWIAIIGHNGSGKSTLAKTINGLLLPEAGSISVGGKELNEDNVWEIRRMVGMVFQNPDNQFVGSTVEDDVAFGLENQGIPRDEMVIRVKDALEKVRMDSFATREPARLSGGQKQRVAIAGVVALRPDIIILDEATSMLDPEGREEVISTIKKIKEASNLTVISITHDIDEAANANRILVMKQGKLVKEGTPADIFSAGTELVQMGLDLPFPEKLKIALKDRGVAVPDEYLTEERMVDWLWTSVLNK, from the coding sequence ATGCAACCGATAATTGAATTAAAAAATATTGAATTTAGCTATCAACCAGAAGAGGCTTCTCCCGCTTTGAATGATGTATCTTTTTCCATCCAACAAGGTGAGTGGATAGCAATTATTGGGCATAATGGTTCAGGAAAATCTACGTTGGCCAAAACGATCAATGGACTGTTATTGCCGGAAGCGGGCAGTATTTCGGTTGGTGGTAAAGAATTGAACGAGGACAATGTATGGGAAATCAGACGAATGGTGGGCATGGTTTTCCAAAATCCTGACAACCAGTTTGTTGGCTCGACAGTAGAAGATGATGTAGCCTTTGGTTTGGAAAATCAAGGGATTCCACGTGATGAAATGGTGATCAGAGTGAAGGATGCTCTTGAGAAGGTGCGGATGGACTCCTTCGCCACTCGTGAGCCAGCTCGTTTATCTGGCGGTCAAAAACAACGTGTAGCAATTGCGGGCGTTGTTGCTTTGCGTCCAGATATTATTATCTTGGATGAGGCAACTAGTATGCTTGATCCGGAAGGTCGGGAAGAAGTGATCTCGACGATCAAAAAAATCAAAGAAGCAAGCAATCTAACTGTTATTTCGATTACTCATGATATTGATGAAGCCGCTAATGCGAATAGAATCTTGGTCATGAAGCAAGGGAAGCTAGTCAAAGAAGGAACTCCTGCTGATATTTTTTCTGCAGGAACGGAGTTAGTCCAAATGGGTCTTGACTTACCATTTCCGGAAAAATTGAAAATTGCTTTAAAAGATCGCGGCGTTGCTGTACCTGATGAATATTTGACTGAAGAAAGGATGGTGGACTGGCTATGGACATCCGTTTTGAACAAGTAG
- the rplQ gene encoding 50S ribosomal protein L17 translates to MGYRKLGRTSSQRKAMLRDLTTDLIINERIVTTEARAKEIRSTTEKMITLGKRGDLHARRQAATFVRNEVASVREENEAIVVESALQKLFNDLAPRYAERQGGYTRILKTEPRRGDAAPMVIIEFVK, encoded by the coding sequence GTGGGTTATCGTAAATTAGGACGCACATCAAGCCAACGTAAGGCAATGTTGCGTGACTTAACTACTGATTTAATTATCAACGAACGTATCGTTACAACTGAAGCTCGTGCGAAAGAAATTCGTTCAACTACAGAAAAAATGATTACATTAGGCAAACGTGGAGATCTTCATGCTCGTCGTCAAGCAGCGACATTTGTACGCAATGAAGTTGCCAGCGTACGTGAAGAAAACGAAGCTATTGTTGTTGAATCAGCTTTACAAAAACTATTCAATGATTTAGCACCTCGTTATGCTGAACGTCAAGGTGGTTACACTCGTATCTTGAAGACAGAACCAAGACGCGGAGATGCAGCGCCAATGGTAATTATTGAATTTGTTAAATAA
- a CDS encoding energy-coupling factor transporter transmembrane component T family protein, whose product MMNKLIFGRYIPGDSFIHTMDPRAKLIASFYFIGIIFLANNWQTYAVLAVFTLFAIFLSKVNIRFFIRGIKPLIWLILFTVALQMLFTQGGEVYFKWGIFTVTEFGVINGLFIFCRFVLIIFMSTLLTLTTPPLDLSDAIEYLLRPLKVVRFPVHEVSLMLSIALRFVPTLMDETEKIMNAQRARGVDFGEGSLIQKMKAIVPLLIPLFVSSFNRAEDLATAMEARGYQGGEGRTKYRILHWHLNDTIVMLAFGVLTAVLIFIRS is encoded by the coding sequence GTGATGAATAAATTGATTTTTGGACGCTACATTCCTGGGGATTCATTTATACACACAATGGACCCAAGGGCGAAACTGATTGCCAGCTTTTATTTTATTGGCATCATCTTTTTGGCGAATAATTGGCAGACGTACGCAGTATTAGCTGTATTTACGCTGTTTGCGATCTTTTTATCGAAAGTCAATATTCGCTTCTTTATTCGTGGTATCAAACCACTGATTTGGCTGATTCTCTTTACTGTAGCATTGCAGATGTTGTTTACCCAGGGAGGAGAAGTTTACTTCAAATGGGGAATTTTCACCGTCACTGAGTTTGGTGTGATCAATGGCTTATTCATTTTTTGCCGCTTTGTGCTGATCATTTTCATGTCGACCTTATTGACATTGACGACACCGCCGCTTGATTTATCAGACGCGATCGAATATCTACTGCGTCCGTTAAAAGTAGTTCGTTTTCCTGTTCATGAAGTATCATTGATGTTGTCGATTGCTTTGCGATTTGTACCGACATTGATGGATGAAACAGAAAAAATCATGAACGCCCAACGTGCCAGAGGAGTCGACTTCGGTGAAGGAAGCTTGATTCAAAAGATGAAGGCAATCGTACCTTTATTGATTCCATTATTTGTCAGCAGCTTTAATCGAGCAGAAGATCTAGCTACGGCAATGGAAGCAAGAGGCTATCAAGGTGGAGAAGGACGGACAAAATATCGGATTTTACATTGGCATTTGAATGATACCATTGTAATGCTGGCTTTTGGGGTCTTAACAGCAGTCTTGATTTTTATCAGAAGTTAG